Within Garra rufa chromosome 9, GarRuf1.0, whole genome shotgun sequence, the genomic segment AGTCCTTTGCGGTAGGCTTCATACACAGACATCTCTTTGCCTGAGTCAGGATCAACGATGACGACTCTGCGTTTGCGAACAGAGGATTTGGAAGAGGTCTTTCTCTCGCGTTTCTTTTCTTTGAGAAGCAAGAGCACAAGACCTGTGTCTGGGTCTTTAATACATCTGTCCATCAGCTGCAGGTAGGTAAGATTCTCCTCAGTGTTTGGGTCAAAGAAGCCCTTGGTGTCATCCGATGGGTCACTGAGGATCTCATTCATCTCCTCATCGAAAAAGCCTCGGTTGTAGGCCACTTCGACTGGTAGTCGGTGGCTCTGCTCTGGGTCAATGATTCCTCCAGTAGCAATCTGGGCCTCAAGTAGACGAATTCCATGGTCTCTCAAAATCAGGCCCTTTTTCATAGCTTGGAACAGTGAGATTGTTTTGCCTGTATAAGGATCTCTATAGCCAGTCACAGCCCTCTCAGCAGACAGGAGCTTGTCCTTAAACTCTGGGCCGACGATTCCCATCTTGACTGCTTCATTTACAGTTAACTTGAGGTTCTTGATAGGGTCAATGATATAACCTGTTGATGCTTGAGCTTCCAGCAACTCAAAAGCAGTGCCTGGTCTGATCATATTCTTTTTCATGGCTTGGTAGATAGATAGACGGTCTTTGGTAGACTCCACAAACACACCAGCAATGCAGCTTGAGCCCTCAAGATAGTTCCGCAAGCTAGTGCTCACCTCGTCGACTGTTAGCAGTCCCTCATTAAGTTTGCTGACTGTTTGTTCATCGATGATTTTTGACCGTAATAACTCTTCTATTGTTATTTCTTTTCTGAGACCTTTGAAGAGCAGTCTTTTGTCTCCTAGAGACAACAGATATTGTCCATTATTGTCAACCTTGCATCTTCTCAGAAGCTGAGAATATGACACTTTTTCATCAGTCAATGGGTCAACGAATCCTTTAACCTCATCGGAGAGCTTTTCATTTATCTCTTTGTTAATATAGCCACGTTGTGTGGCAATCTCTGTTGGCAAGTGGAAGTTATATTCTGGATCAATGATACCGCCTGTTGCTGTTTGAGCTTCAAGAAGCCTTAGGGCATAGTCCTCTGGGACAAGGTCCTTTTTCATAGCTTGGAAGAGGGAGACAACCTTTCCACTATATGGATCCTTAAAGCCTGTGACTGCTCTCTCTGCAGACAGGAGTTTATCATGAAGCTCTGGGCCCACCACGCCTTTGCGCACCGCTTCATCTACAGTGAGCATTTCATTCCTGACAGGATCAATAATGAATCCAGTGGCTGCTTGAGCCTCCAAGAGGGCAAGTGCAATGTCAGGCTTCATCAGCTCTCTCTTCATTGCTtgataaatgctcatcttggaaTTTGAATCAGTCACCACACCAGAAACACTGCCAGTTCCATACAAATACTGCCTAACACTTTGCATCTCCATGACATCACGCATAGTCTTGTTCTCTTTCTTCAGCTGGTTGTAGGTCTCAAGGTCGATGATGCGGGCATTGTAGAGATCTTCAATAGTGATTAGCCGTCTTCTTGAGCCACCAGTCTGGCCGTCCCCTCCTCTGATGATTTCTCTCTGCTCCATAATCTCAATTATAATGATTATCATTCGTTCCTTTGTTAAATTGCCAGAGCGATAATCTTCTAGAAGCCGAGCCCTCTGATCTTCGGGTATGAGATTTGAATTCATGACATCCCAGAGAGACATAGAGCCCTGACCTTCAATGGGTAGATCAACCTGGGTATTGGATAGATCACTCTGGGTTTGTTCTTCACTGTAAAGGTATGTCTTCTCCACAACAGTTGGGGCCTGTGGTTTGGAAAGCTTTAGTAGATGTAAGCCTGTATCAGGATCTGCCATACACTTGTCTTTCAACTGTTTGTATGATATGTTCTCATCAGATGCTGGGTCAGAAAAGCACTTGCTTTCAGCAATGCTGCTGGCCAGTTGTTTGGTAACATATCCACGCTGGATTGCAGTCTCAACAGGAATGCGATGACTGTTCACTGGATCAATAATTCCACCAGATGCCAGCTGTGCGTCCAAGAGTGGCATGGCATGTTCTTTGGGGATAAGGTCTTTCTCCATGGCTTGATATAGGGAGATCTTATTGCCAGTGAATGGGTCTTTATATCCAGTGACAGCTTTTTCAGCAGAGAGGAGCTTCTCATGAAGCTCTGGACCAACAAGACCTGCTTTAACAGCATCATCCACAGTGAGACATTCATTTCTTGATGGATCCACAATGAATCCTGTCGCAGCTTGAGCTTCAAGCAGGGCAATACCTGTGTTCTGTCTGAGGAATTTCTTTTTCATTGCTTCGTAGATGCTAACTTTCTCTTTTGTAGGCTCAAGGTAAACTCCAGCAATGCTCTCAGAGCCTTGGAGATACTTGTTGACTGAAGTGTTTTTGCTGACTTCTTTTGGTTGCATTTTACCTTGTTCCAGCAAATCATAGGTAGACTTCTCAATAATTTTGGAGTCAAATAATGATTTGGGTGGAACTGGTGCCCTAAGCCCCATAAAGCAGCCCTCTTCTTGTTTCTTGGCATCTTTATTTGTAACAATTTCCATTACAATCTTTATAATCTTCTCAATTGTCATTTTCCCAGATCTGTATTGCCTTATTAAGTCAAGCCTTTGCTCTTCAGTGAGATAGTCAGAGTTAATGAGCTCCCATAAGGTAAGCTTTCTCCCTTTGAAAGGTCCACTCTGGACTTCAACAGTTGCCTGCGTCATTGCGTCTTTGGTCTGGGCATCAGTGTACTTCATCTCCTCTTTGGCATTGATGGCTTGTTCAGACAAAGGCAGAAGCTGAAGGCCAGTCTTTTTGTCAGTGACACATCGTTTATAAAGCTGTGGATATGTGAGATATTCCTGAGTGTTTGGGTCAAAGTATCCCTTCACTTCATCAGTTGGGCTGCTCAAAAACTTGCGGGTTGCATCATCAAAGCAGCCCTTCGTGCATGCAATGTCATGTGGAATACGGTGACTTTGAACAGGATCAATGATGCCTCCGGTCGCCAGTTGTGCATCAAGTAGTCGAATTCCTTGATCCTTCACGATCAGATCTTTCTTCATAGCCTCAAACAGAGAAACAGTTTTTCCAGTGTAAGGATCTTTATAGCCTGTGACAGCTCTCTCTGCAGACAGTAGTTTCTCGTGAAGTTCTGGACCGACAACACCTGCTTTGACAGCCTCATCTACTGTAAGTTTCTGGTTTTTAACAGGATCGATGACATATCCTGTAGCGGCTTGTGCTTCCAAGAGATGAAGGGCAGGCCCAGGTCTCATCATGTCTCTTTTCATGGCATCATAAAACGACATTGTTTGCTTGGTTGAGTCAATAAGTACTCCTGCAATGCAGTTAGTGCCTTTTAAGGCATTGCGCACATGCTCCATCTCAGACACATCTTTTACCAGCAGTTGTCCTTTCTGCAActtgttatagaggtctttgtcAATGACTTTTGTTTCAAGAAGTTTCGTAGCAGGTACAGGTGCTCTCAGGCCATCAAAGGCAAGCtcattctttttctctttttcctcGACCACAGACAGAACAATTTTGATTATCTTTTCAACTGTAATTTTTCCTGTTTTGTACTGGCGGATAAGATCTTTTCTCTGGTCTTCAGTGAAGTACTCAGAGTTTATAATCTCCCAGATGGTCACAGTCTTTCCTTTAAAGCGGCCGAATGGCACAGACACAGTTGTCTTGTCAAACACATCTCTTGTTTCCTCATCTGTGAATATCCTGGCATTTTGAGCAGCCTCCTCAGAAATGGGCAAAAGAAGAATTCCTGTTCCTGGATCGGTGACACACCTAGATATTAGTTGTTGGTACGTCAGATTTTCTTGGGTGTTTGGATCATAGAACCCTTTCACATCATCTGTTGGATTTTGTAGGATTTTATTGGTGGCTGCATCGAACTGGCCCTGCTTATAGGCTATTTCATTTGGCACACGATGACTGTTGACTGGATCAATAATGCCACCTGTTGCTATCTGAGCCTCAAGCAACCTGATGGCATGATCCTCCCCAATGAGGCCCTTCTTCATAGCTTCAAAGAGGGAGATCTTTGCCTCTGTGTATGGATCCTTGTAGCCAGTGACAGCTCTCTCCGCAGACAGCATCTTGTTGTGAAGTTCAGGTCCAATTAGACCCTCTTTAACTGCCTCATTGACAGAGAGTTTCTTGTTTTTAACTGGGTCTATTATGTATCCAGAAGCAGCCTGTGCCTCTAGCAGCACGAGCCCTGTCCCAGGAGCAATCTTCTTCTCCTTGACAGCTTGATAGATGGGCATTTTCTGATTTGGATGAACAAGCAAGCCACCAATGCAGTTCTTGCCCTTAAGAACTGTTTTAAGTTTGTCTGACTTGCTGAGTTCTTCGATTGTGGTGCCACCACTCTGGAGCTTATCATAATCAGTTTTACTTAAAAGCCCTATTTCAAAAAGTCTGCTTGCAGGCACCTTCTCACGAATGCCATCGAAGGATAATGGAGAGAAACCATGTGTGCCGTCAACTTCTTCAGAAATACTTTGACCATTGAGGACTTTTTTGCATTCTGTCTGGATGTGAATCTCCTGGGTGATTTTTTGAGCAAcctcaagctcctgaagtttctCACGCAGTTTCTGGTTTTCATCAGCAAGAACCCTTTCTTGTTCAAGCCTTTTCCTCTCAAGTTCTTGCATTTCTCTCTGCTTGTTGAGCATCTCTTGTTCAGCCTCTTTCTGTTTTGTCAGAGCAGCATCCATAGTGGCCTTCAGTTTCATCTTTTCATcctccatttgttttctttgacgTTCCTGCTCATCTTTAAGGGCTTTTGATTTTCTGATCTCTTCTTCAAACTGGCTCTCTAACCTCTTCTTTTCATCCTCAATTTGTTTTTCCTTCTTCAACAGCATCTCCTTTTCAGACATAAATGTCTGTTGGAGCATTGTTTTCTCCTGTTTAATTTGTTCTTGCTGAGCATTCGCCATCTGTAAAAGAAGAAATAACgaacaaagttaaaaaaaaaatgctaaagaaCATTCAGACGCATAATTTTCAGTGATGTAATTTTAAGATTAATGAGAAATCATTAGGGTACTTAATTAAAGATTGGAATATTTGTAACATAAAAAAGAAACTGAAAGCACGTTAGTTTTCGGAGAGAGGGTTAACAATGACATAAGCAGCAATTGATGCCATCTTTTACACAATACCTCTTTAGACTTTTTCTGTAACTCTTCGGCCTCTTTTTTCAATTTTGCCTTCTCTTTCTCGAGATCAGCAATGGCTTTGCGCAAGTCATCTGCTTCTTTGCTACTGCTCAATCTCTGTACTTCCAAATTTTCAACAACTGTCATTTTCTCTTTGGTGGCAAGCTCGGTCTCATGAAGTCGGGCACTAATATCATCTGCCTGCTTCTTGAATTTCTTGGCTTCCTCCTCAGCTCTAGACTGGGCATCACTGAGCTGGCACACCTTAAGTCTAAGTTTCTCTGCCTCAGCTGTTATCTCCAACTGTCTTCTGCGCTCAGCCTCCAGCGATTTTTGGAAGCCCTCAGTTTCCTCCGCAAGCCGTTGCTGCATCAGTTGTTTGTCTTCAAGCAGCCTTTGAGCTTGCTCTTGAGCAAGGTCTTTCTGTCTCTGTAGCATTTCTGCCTCTGCTCTAAGTTTAGAGGCCTCCTGAATGGCTTGCATCTTTTCTTTAAGCATCTTTTCAGCAAGTGCTCTTTGCTCTGCAAGGTCAGTCTCTGCGATGTGTCTCATGCGAGCAGTCTCCTGGGCCTCGATGCTGAGCCTGGCAGCATCCTCAGCAAGTTTTTTCATGTTCTCAGCCTCCTCAGCCAAGAATTTCTGAGTATTATCTTTGTCCTTCTGGATGAGACGCTGGTTCTCCTCCTCAATTCTGAGCTTGAGTTTGATGAGCTCCTCCATTTGAATCTTGACCTTGAACAGTTCCTCCTCTACCTGGGATTTCTGTTTGACAGCATCACTGACCTCGTCCTTCAGGCGATGAAGCTCGTCATCCAGAAGAGTCTTCTGTTTGTCTGTCTCATCCAACCGCAGTTTAACTTTAGCGAGCTCCTGCTCAACCTGAGATTTCTGCTTAAGTGTTTGCTCTGCAAGTGTCTTATGCCTAGCCATCTCCTCATCAGCTAGTTGTTTTTGTCTCAGCGCTGCTGCCTCTGCCTGGGCTCGCTTTTCTGCCTCTAGCTCTGCTTCTTTTCTGAGCCTCTCAGCGGCTTCTTGGGCTTTGGCCTGATTGGCTGCCTCAACCTCAGCAGCCTGACGCTGACGCTCTGCATCTTCTGCTTGTTGGCGGAGGAGGGCAGCCTCTCTCTCTGCCTTTTCTTTGGCCTTTTCTGCTTCTTGGGCAAGCCTTTTGGCTTTCTCAAACTCCTCCTTGAGCTTTTTCTGTACCATGTTGTCCTCTTTCTGCTGAAAAAGAACACTTTGGACTTGGTGTTCAGCTGTGACTGCTTTCTCGGCGGCCTCTTTGGCAGCAAGTATTTGCCTCTCAGCTTCCTTATCGGCATCTTCTTTTTGCTTCCTGGCCTCTTCAGCTTTCTTTTTGAGACGTTCCACTTCATCTCGGGCAGTCTGACACTGTCGAGCTGCTTCCTGCTCTGCAGCAGTAATCTTTTTCAGTTTTTCTTCAGCCTCCCTTCTTCTGTTTTCTTCCTCAAGGGCAAGCTTGCGTAGCTTCTCGGCCTCCCCCTCAGCTCGCAGTTTGCTTTGTTGTGTTTCCTCTGCAATATTCTTCAGCTTATTCAGTTCAAGCTCCAAATCAAGCTTGCCAGATGAAGCCTTCTCAAAGTTAACTTTCAAGATGCGAATCTCCTCTTCAACTATTCTTTTCTGTTTAAGAGTTTCATCCACAATTGATTTCTGTCTGTCTAATTCTATTTCAGAGGACTTCTTGAGCTGGTCGATCTTCTGATCAATGTCTAGCTTGTGCTGGCTTGCCTGATCTTCAAGAGCTTTTCTCTGGTAACCCTCATCCTCAGCTTTCCTTCTCAGGCGTTCATTTTCAGCCTCTTTTTCTTTCAATACTATCTCTGCTTCAGTTTTCAAGCGAGTGGCCTCATTAATGGCAGCAAGTTTCTCTTTGAGAATCCTCTCAGCTTCTGCTCTCTGTCTTGCAGCTTCTTC encodes:
- the LOC141342078 gene encoding plectin-like; amino-acid sequence: MNTQQRRREYSADSLERERDRIPSDDLYYQGMLKAVEGRKDERDRVQKKTFTKWVNKHLIKTQRHVNDLYEDLRDGHNLISLLEVLSGETLPRERGRMRFHKLQNVQIALDFLRHRQVKLVNIRNDDIADGNPKLTLGLIWTIILHFQISDIQINGQSDDMSAKEKLLLWSQRMVEGYPSIRCDNFTTSWRDGKLFNAVIHKHEPRLVDMGKVYRQTNLENLEQAFSVAERELGVTRLLDPEDVDVPHPDEKSIITYVSSLYDAMPRVPDVQDGVKASELELRWQEYYELITVLLQWIRHHVLIFEERKFPSSYEEVELLWRQFLKFKEAELAPKETDKSRSKHLYQTFESAVHAGQVKVPPGYHPIDVEKEWGRLHVAILERERLLRIEFERLERLQQIVSKVQMESGMCEEQLNQTESLLQTDIRLLSAGKPAQHTVEVERDLDKADGMIRLLFNDVQMLKDGRHLQAEQMYRRVYRLHERLVNLRSDYNLRLKSSISTASHVSITHISQKPVQRARPELDDVTLRYAQDLLAWVEENQRRIDTSEWGIDLPSVESQLGSHRGLHQTIEDFKAKIERARADENQLSPVSKGTYREYLGKLDLQYNRLLNSSKSRLRNLDQLYNYVSAATKELMWLNDKEEEEVNYDWSERNTNVAAKKENYSGLMRELELREKKVSDIQATGDRLNKDGHPGKKTVEAFTAALQTQWSWILQVCCCIETHLKENTAYFQFFADVRDAEERIKKMQETMKKKYICDRTTTATRLEDLLQDAVEEREQLNEFKADIASLNKRAKSIIQLKPRDPTTPFKGKLPIQAVCDFKQMEITMHKGDECALINNSQPFKWKVLNRSGNEAIVPSICFLVPPVNKEAVDSVSSLETGHQQTLTLWQKLHVDLRSLLSWQYLMKDIHLIRSWNITMFKTMRSDEYQLMLRNLQLRYQDFLKDRQDSNLFDVNENMQIERDYKETVQHYDNLVRTLEKGEQDESTCKSYITQIKNLRLQIEDCESRTVARIRQPVDKDPLRDCIQKNSDQRKVQIELDGIKKNLDRVSQKAEEILSSPEQSSTPVLRSELDITLQKMDQTYNLSSVYLEKLKTIEIVIRNTQGAEDVVKKYENRLREVHTVPTNVHEVDSYCSELKRMRSEAENQRPVFDDMESELAKATAVSQRMVQIHTERDAELEHYRQLLGSLQDRWRAVFGQIDLRQRELEQLGRQLGYYRESYDWLIRWIADAKQRQENIQAVPIIDSKTLKEQLAQEKKLLEEIEKNKEKVDECQKYAKAYIDTIKDYELQLVAYKAQVEPLTSPLKKTKMESASDNIIQEYVTLRTRYSELMTLTSQYIKFITDTQRRIEGEEKAAEKLKAEERKKMAEMQAELDKQKQLAEAHAKAIAKAEKEAQELKLMMQEEVSRREIVAVDAERQKQNIQLELHELKNLSEQQIKSKSQQVEEALLSRTKIEEEIRIIRLQLETTVKQKSTAEDELRQLRDKAAEAERLRKAAQEEAEKLRRQVNEETQKKRMAEEELKLKSEAEKEAARQKQKALDDLAKLKMQAEEAERHMKQAELEKNRQIKVAQEAAQKSAAAELQSKRMSYVEKTSKLEESLREQHGTVMQLQEEAERLKKQQEEADKAREEAEKELEKWRQKANEALRLRLQAEEEAHKKTLTQEEAEKQKDEAEREAKKRAKAEESALKQKDMAEQELERQRKLAESTAQQKLSAEQELIRLRADFDHAEQQRSLLDDELYRLKNEVCAAEQQRKQLEDELSRVRSEMDILLQLKCKAEKDSMSTTEKSKQLLEAEASKLRDLADEAAKLRAIAEEAKRQRQVAEEEAARQRAEAERILKEKLAAINEATRLKTEAEIVLKEKEAENERLRRKAEDEGYQRKALEDQASQHKLDIDQKIDQLKKSSEIELDRQKSIVDETLKQKRIVEEEIRILKVNFEKASSGKLDLELELNKLKNIAEETQQSKLRAEGEAEKLRKLALEEENRRREAEEKLKKITAAEQEAARQCQTARDEVERLKKKAEEARKQKEDADKEAERQILAAKEAAEKAVTAEHQVQSVLFQQKEDNMVQKKLKEEFEKAKRLAQEAEKAKEKAEREAALLRQQAEDAERQRQAAEVEAANQAKAQEAAERLRKEAELEAEKRAQAEAAALRQKQLADEEMARHKTLAEQTLKQKSQVEQELAKVKLRLDETDKQKTLLDDELHRLKDEVSDAVKQKSQVEEELFKVKIQMEELIKLKLRIEEENQRLIQKDKDNTQKFLAEEAENMKKLAEDAARLSIEAQETARMRHIAETDLAEQRALAEKMLKEKMQAIQEASKLRAEAEMLQRQKDLAQEQAQRLLEDKQLMQQRLAEETEGFQKSLEAERRRQLEITAEAEKLRLKVCQLSDAQSRAEEEAKKFKKQADDISARLHETELATKEKMTVVENLEVQRLSSSKEADDLRKAIADLEKEKAKLKKEAEELQKKSKEMANAQQEQIKQEKTMLQQTFMSEKEMLLKKEKQIEDEKKRLESQFEEEIRKSKALKDEQERQRKQMEDEKMKLKATMDAALTKQKEAEQEMLNKQREMQELERKRLEQERVLADENQKLREKLQELEVAQKITQEIHIQTECKKVLNGQSISEEVDGTHGFSPLSFDGIREKVPASRLFEIGLLSKTDYDKLQSGGTTIEELSKSDKLKTVLKGKNCIGGLLVHPNQKMPIYQAVKEKKIAPGTGLVLLEAQAASGYIIDPVKNKKLSVNEAVKEGLIGPELHNKMLSAERAVTGYKDPYTEAKISLFEAMKKGLIGEDHAIRLLEAQIATGGIIDPVNSHRVPNEIAYKQGQFDAATNKILQNPTDDVKGFYDPNTQENLTYQQLISRCVTDPGTGILLLPISEEAAQNARIFTDEETRDVFDKTTVSVPFGRFKGKTVTIWEIINSEYFTEDQRKDLIRQYKTGKITVEKIIKIVLSVVEEKEKKNELAFDGLRAPVPATKLLETKVIDKDLYNKLQKGQLLVKDVSEMEHVRNALKGTNCIAGVLIDSTKQTMSFYDAMKRDMMRPGPALHLLEAQAATGYVIDPVKNQKLTVDEAVKAGVVGPELHEKLLSAERAVTGYKDPYTGKTVSLFEAMKKDLIVKDQGIRLLDAQLATGGIIDPVQSHRIPHDIACTKGCFDDATRKFLSSPTDEVKGYFDPNTQEYLTYPQLYKRCVTDKKTGLQLLPLSEQAINAKEEMKYTDAQTKDAMTQATVEVQSGPFKGRKLTLWELINSDYLTEEQRLDLIRQYRSGKMTIEKIIKIVMEIVTNKDAKKQEEGCFMGLRAPVPPKSLFDSKIIEKSTYDLLEQGKMQPKEVSKNTSVNKYLQGSESIAGVYLEPTKEKVSIYEAMKKKFLRQNTGIALLEAQAATGFIVDPSRNECLTVDDAVKAGLVGPELHEKLLSAEKAVTGYKDPFTGNKISLYQAMEKDLIPKEHAMPLLDAQLASGGIIDPVNSHRIPVETAIQRGYVTKQLASSIAESKCFSDPASDENISYKQLKDKCMADPDTGLHLLKLSKPQAPTVVEKTYLYSEEQTQSDLSNTQVDLPIEGQGSMSLWDVMNSNLIPEDQRARLLEDYRSGNLTKERMIIIIIEIMEQREIIRGGDGQTGGSRRRLITIEDLYNARIIDLETYNQLKKENKTMRDVMEMQSVRQYLYGTGSVSGVVTDSNSKMSIYQAMKRELMKPDIALALLEAQAATGFIIDPVRNEMLTVDEAVRKGVVGPELHDKLLSAERAVTGFKDPYSGKVVSLFQAMKKDLVPEDYALRLLEAQTATGGIIDPEYNFHLPTEIATQRGYINKEINEKLSDEVKGFVDPLTDEKVSYSQLLRRCKVDNNGQYLLSLGDKRLLFKGLRKEITIEELLRSKIIDEQTVSKLNEGLLTVDEVSTSLRNYLEGSSCIAGVFVESTKDRLSIYQAMKKNMIRPGTAFELLEAQASTGYIIDPIKNLKLTVNEAVKMGIVGPEFKDKLLSAERAVTGYRDPYTGKTISLFQAMKKGLILRDHGIRLLEAQIATGGIIDPEQSHRLPVEVAYNRGFFDEEMNEILSDPSDDTKGFFDPNTEENLTYLQLMDRCIKDPDTGLVLLLLKEKKRERKTSSKSSVRKRRVVIVDPDSGKEMSVYEAYRKGLIDHQTYIELSEQECEWEEITMTSSEGVEKSLLIDRRSGRQYDVDDAISRGLIDQSAIDQYRAGTLSITEFADMLSGNIGGFRSRSSSFGSTASYPMSPVPSIKTPATIWNDPTEETGPVAGILDTESLEKVSVTEAMRRNLVDSITGQRLLEAQACTGGIIDPSSGEKFSVAEATEKGLIDKIMVDRLNLAQKAFNGFEDPRTKVKMSAAQALKKGWLYYEAGQRFLEVQYLTGGLIEPEAEGRISLEEAIRKGAIDGRTAQKLRDVSAYTKYLTCPKTKLKISYKDAMDRSMVEEGSGIRLLEASSVSSKGLYSPYNVSGAASASGSRSGSRTGSRSGSRRGSFDATGSGFSINLSSSSYTSSSYNRRF